A genomic stretch from Malus domestica chromosome 15, GDT2T_hap1 includes:
- the LOC103416406 gene encoding large ribosomal subunit protein bL21c-like: protein MAASATATISLCSSFATHCKISQNLQTLATHFSFPSLSSSSSHKLSSCSLWRPTFPLLIKSSELDSAVVVEADFQGPEPEAGPDDSEPAALQVVETPSSDAPKREQLFGVVMIGGRQYIVIPGRFIYTQRLKGANVNDKIVLDKVLLVGTKTSTYIGKPVVTNAAVHAVVEEQGLNDKVVVFKYKKKKNYRRNIGHRQPNTCIRITAITGYQDYPAVTLES, encoded by the exons ATGGCGGCCTCTGCAACTGCAACAATTTCGTTATGCTCTTCATTCGCAACCCATTGCAAAATCTCGCAAAACCTTCAAACTCTGGCAACCCATTTCAGCTTTCcgtctctctcctcttcttcttcccacaAGCTGTCTTCTTGCTCTTTATGGCGACCCACATTCCCGCTTCTGATCAAGTCGTCGGAGTTGGATTCAGCCGTGGTCGTCGAGGCCGACTTTCAAGGTCCCGAACCAGAGGCCGGGCCCGATGATTCGGAGCCAGCGGCCTTGCAAGTCGTGGAAACCCCTTCGTCGGATGCCCCAAAACGAGAGCAGCTGTTCGGCGTTGTCATG ATCGGTGGGCGCCAGTACATTGTCATTCCTGGACGATTTATCTATACTCAGCGGCTAAAAGGCGCTAATGTCAACGACAAG ATTGTTCTCGACAAAGTGTTGCTGGTGGGGACTAAAACAAGTACGTACATTGGAAAGCCAGTGGTGACAAATGCCGCTGTACACGCTGTCGTTGAAGAGCAG GGACTTAATGACAAAGTGGTTGTCTTCAagtataaaaagaagaaaaattataGGAGAAACATTGGTCACCGACAG CCGAATACATGCATAAGGATAACAGCGATCACGGGCTACCAAGACTATCCAGCAGTTACTCTCGAGTCGTAG